In one Dreissena polymorpha isolate Duluth1 chromosome 7, UMN_Dpol_1.0, whole genome shotgun sequence genomic region, the following are encoded:
- the LOC127839850 gene encoding uncharacterized protein LOC127839850, whose product MPSHVIYVTEGNIGHVIQALYNYMRQLMALPFLPAAHIRETFAALRDRANTPQLDSLVTYMDRQWLQHVLFNPENWSIFRRSVRTNNDVEGWHHKLNTTVRYGGCSIYVLVPTLMTEAEIVAIAVAADDLDRDVATKYTKLEEKIQSLWDKYMGNEVSTHIS is encoded by the exons ATGCCATCACATGTGATTTATGTGACAGAAGGCAACATCGGACATGTGATACAG GCACTGTACAACTACATGAGGCAGCTGATGGCGTTGCCCTTCCTACCAGCTGCACACATACGGGAGACGTTTGCAGCGTTGAGAGACCGCGCGAACACTCCGCAGCTCGATTCCCTCGTGACATACATGGATCGTCAGTGGCTCCAGCACGTGCTGTTCAATCCTGAAAACTGGTCCATATTTAGACGTTCAGTACGGACAAACAATGATGTCGAAG GTTGGCACCACAAGCTGAACACTACCGTTAGATATGGTGGCTGCTCCATCTACGTTCTTGTACCAACCTTGATGACTGAGGCAGAGATCGTCGCTATCGCAGTAGCTGCCGACGACCTGGATCGTGATGTCGCAACCAAATACACCAAATTGGAGGAAAAGATACAATCCCTGTGGGACAAATACATGGGGAATGAAGTATCCACACACATTTCTTAA